In methanogenic archaeon ISO4-H5, the following are encoded in one genomic region:
- a CDS encoding cobalt ABC transporter, permease protein CbiQ, which yields MSEQAQMDAIAYSSRMLDWSPLGKLFFVLCMLIVGLLTDSILVTLITFTIGIILMGYSTRFRVPLILSLAIGEAILIMILGSGMISIMGDTNQPALWDGKFLWFTVHMTDASFQKAWVIFFRAIAGVTLMLSFACSTPIPHLAHALRSIKCPPEICELIVLIYRYAFLLLERFLVMLDAAQCRLGYNGAMTAVKSYAGAMTGTFIFSLELAEKSEASLACRNYRGYFPIYRMPRKMGAKWFLITIVLTVFLFLVGRETAGWIDMTAIFAPYAGW from the coding sequence ATGTCAGAGCAAGCCCAGATGGATGCTATCGCGTATAGTTCCAGGATGCTCGATTGGTCCCCGCTCGGCAAACTCTTCTTCGTGCTGTGCATGCTCATCGTCGGTCTCCTGACCGACAGCATCCTGGTCACCCTCATCACTTTCACCATAGGGATAATCCTGATGGGGTACTCCACCCGTTTCAGGGTCCCGCTCATCCTCTCGCTCGCCATCGGCGAGGCAATCCTCATCATGATCCTCGGAAGCGGTATGATCTCCATAATGGGCGATACCAATCAGCCCGCCCTCTGGGACGGCAAGTTCCTTTGGTTCACAGTCCACATGACGGATGCCAGTTTCCAGAAGGCCTGGGTCATCTTCTTCAGGGCCATCGCGGGAGTTACTCTCATGCTATCTTTCGCATGTTCCACACCCATCCCCCATCTCGCCCATGCCCTCAGGTCGATCAAATGCCCGCCCGAGATCTGCGAGCTCATCGTCCTGATCTACAGATACGCGTTCCTGCTCCTGGAACGCTTCCTCGTGATGCTCGACGCGGCCCAATGCCGCCTCGGATACAACGGGGCCATGACCGCCGTGAAATCCTATGCGGGTGCCATGACCGGTACCTTCATCTTCTCCCTGGAACTTGCCGAGAAATCCGAAGCATCCCTCGCCTGCAGGAATTACAGGGGATACTTCCCCATCTACCGCATGCCCAGGAAGATGGGTGCCAAATGGTTCCTGATCACCATCGTCCTGACCGTCTTCCTTTTCCTTGTCGGAAGGGAGACCGCGGGATGGATCGATATGACCGCGATATTCGCACCTTACGCGGGGTGGTAA
- a CDS encoding cobalt transport protein CbiN — protein MALSSNQKLYIGCFAAIIVMSVVFLACVNGDFGGSDDAGGGVADEYGYQAWTGDILTIITGNPDYELPGETESLLFAVQAAIGAIIIGYFIGFNAAQKKLGEGKKDSEN, from the coding sequence ATGGCACTCAGCAGCAATCAGAAACTGTACATCGGATGCTTCGCAGCAATCATCGTGATGAGTGTTGTATTCCTTGCCTGCGTCAACGGAGACTTCGGCGGCTCCGACGATGCCGGAGGAGGCGTCGCGGACGAATACGGATACCAGGCATGGACAGGAGACATCCTGACCATCATCACCGGCAACCCCGACTACGAACTCCCCGGAGAGACCGAGTCACTTCTGTTCGCAGTCCAGGCCGCCATCGGTGCCATCATCATCGGCTACTTCATCGGTTTCAACGCTGCCCAGAAGAAGCTCGGCGAAGGAAAGAAGGATTCCGAAAACTGA
- a CDS encoding cobalamin biosynthesis protein CbiM — protein sequence MHIMEGYLEPVWCLVWFIVMIPFFYVGVVKLRQILREHPDQKMIVALSGAFIFLISSLKLPSVTGSSAHPTGTGIAVVFYGVGVCAVLSTIVLVFQALLIAHGGFTTLGANCVSMGIIGPLVGLLIWKILRRSGAGVFISMVAAAAVADFMTYVVTALQMTLNVVTANNASFVNAFVDFMSVYAITQIPLAIIEGLILGMFAQYLSTTRPDVFEIADKNKVNPFVKEE from the coding sequence ATGCATATAATGGAAGGATACCTCGAGCCCGTTTGGTGCCTCGTTTGGTTCATAGTCATGATTCCCTTCTTCTATGTCGGAGTAGTAAAGCTCCGTCAGATTCTGAGGGAACACCCCGATCAGAAGATGATCGTAGCTCTTTCCGGAGCGTTCATCTTCCTGATCTCCTCGCTCAAACTGCCTTCGGTCACCGGATCCAGTGCGCACCCCACCGGAACCGGAATCGCCGTCGTATTCTACGGTGTCGGAGTATGTGCAGTACTGTCGACCATCGTCCTAGTCTTCCAGGCCCTGCTCATCGCCCACGGAGGATTCACCACCCTCGGAGCCAACTGCGTCTCGATGGGAATCATCGGTCCCCTCGTAGGACTTCTCATCTGGAAGATCCTGAGAAGATCGGGCGCAGGAGTCTTCATCTCCATGGTCGCCGCGGCCGCAGTCGCCGACTTCATGACCTATGTCGTCACCGCTCTCCAGATGACCCTCAACGTCGTCACCGCCAACAACGCCAGCTTCGTCAACGCATTCGTGGACTTCATGTCTGTCTATGCCATCACCCAGATCCCCCTCGCAATCATCGAAGGACTCATCCTGGGTATGTTCGCCCAGTACCTTTCCACCACCCGTCCAGATGTGTTCGAGATCGCCGACAAAAACAAAGTCAACCCCTTTGTGAAGGAGGAATGA
- a CDS encoding transcriptional regulator, producing the protein MITAEELLSYYGGERYNVEYKSAVNGVPRDFWETYSSFANTSGGHIILGVSENQVLGKLEVTGIESPDKDLKILWDTLNNPAKVNLNLLTHDDINVLEVDNKKVIVVHVPAADRRDKPIYLNGNMDSCTYKRNHEGDYKCRKDEIRSMLRDSFEESDNSPITEINGFDCFDMSSVKEYLQLLDSREHTNRWTGSNDEEVLSILGAISRSDEGIHPTKAGLLMFGKVSCILRVFPDFRLDYREKYSDNRWDYRLFSDDFTSNLNVFNFVTSVLERLRLKIGTPFKIDGFVRNSDSESIVAVREAVVNALAHADYLVSGGISVILTREGVTVTNPGGLRVPLEKAKLGGISDPRNHTLMRMLMGIGLVEQMGSGIYSLYKSFQDGSLMNLTITEDTDPLRVVTELSLLPSNNGMEEIEKIILRYISNHSSSTLSEIANYAGISTRTASKYLTKMVHNGLIVRTGNTRNTKWSRK; encoded by the coding sequence ATGATCACGGCAGAGGAATTACTATCCTATTACGGGGGAGAAAGATATAATGTCGAGTACAAGAGTGCTGTGAATGGTGTTCCGCGGGACTTCTGGGAAACTTACTCCTCATTCGCAAACACCTCTGGTGGACACATAATCCTCGGTGTTTCCGAAAACCAAGTTTTAGGAAAACTCGAAGTCACTGGCATTGAATCACCTGACAAAGACTTGAAAATCCTTTGGGACACTCTTAATAATCCAGCTAAAGTTAATCTTAACCTACTGACACATGATGATATAAATGTCTTAGAGGTGGATAACAAGAAAGTAATCGTAGTGCATGTTCCAGCCGCTGATCGCAGAGATAAACCTATCTATCTCAATGGAAACATGGACTCCTGCACATACAAACGTAATCATGAAGGGGATTATAAGTGTAGGAAAGATGAGATACGTTCTATGTTAAGAGATTCCTTTGAGGAATCCGATAACTCCCCAATTACTGAAATCAACGGCTTTGACTGCTTTGATATGTCCTCGGTGAAAGAGTATCTACAATTATTAGATAGTAGGGAACATACCAACCGCTGGACAGGAAGCAATGATGAGGAAGTTCTATCGATACTAGGTGCAATATCCAGGTCTGATGAAGGGATACATCCCACCAAAGCTGGCCTACTCATGTTTGGCAAAGTATCCTGTATACTCCGTGTCTTCCCCGATTTCAGGCTGGACTATAGAGAGAAATATTCTGATAACAGGTGGGATTACAGATTATTTTCAGATGACTTTACAAGCAATCTAAACGTTTTCAATTTCGTGACAAGTGTTCTAGAAAGGCTGAGATTAAAAATCGGAACTCCTTTTAAAATCGATGGGTTCGTACGCAATTCAGATTCCGAAAGCATTGTTGCTGTGAGAGAAGCAGTTGTGAATGCTCTTGCACATGCAGATTACCTCGTAAGCGGCGGAATCTCGGTAATTCTAACAAGAGAAGGGGTTACAGTCACCAATCCTGGCGGCCTCAGGGTACCTCTCGAAAAAGCGAAACTGGGTGGAATAAGCGACCCCCGGAACCATACATTAATGAGAATGCTAATGGGGATTGGTCTAGTTGAACAGATGGGCTCGGGGATATATTCACTATACAAATCTTTTCAAGACGGTTCTTTGATGAACCTGACTATCACTGAAGATACAGATCCCCTCAGAGTGGTAACAGAATTATCGCTGCTTCCATCTAACAACGGTATGGAGGAGATTGAAAAAATCATCTTAAGATACATTTCCAATCATTCCAGTTCAACATTGTCAGAAATTGCTAATTATGCGGGAATATCGACGAGAACAGCCTCCAAATATCTAACCAAGATGGTCCATAACGGGCTCATTGTCAGGACTGGTAACACGCGGAATACAAAATGGAGCAGAAAATGA